A genomic region of Marinihelvus fidelis contains the following coding sequences:
- the era gene encoding GTPase Era, translated as MDPIDFQLPPEGGEDSDYRFGYVALIGRPNVGKSTLLNQILGQKVSIVTHKPQTTRQRVAGIKTTAQGQVVYLDTPGIHQSGGRALNQYMNRVALATFRDVEAVLFLLEAGRLTRQDRKIAKMLSALDIPVFLVINKVDEVEHKQELLAYVTEASAEGDWDEVFLISALKGDGVADVEKRLMDLLPFSMPFYDEDQITDRSERFLAAELLREALTLRLHQELPYALNVEIEHFKREGGMVRIGAIIWVERDSQKQIVIGKGGQVLKQVGQQARKAMEEFLDEKVFLQTWVKVAKDWSRSERAMERMGFDE; from the coding sequence ATGGACCCCATTGATTTCCAGTTGCCGCCCGAAGGCGGTGAAGACAGCGACTACCGTTTTGGCTACGTCGCCCTGATTGGCCGCCCGAACGTGGGCAAATCGACGCTGCTGAACCAGATTCTTGGGCAGAAGGTCAGCATCGTTACGCATAAACCGCAGACCACGCGCCAGCGCGTGGCCGGCATCAAGACCACGGCGCAGGGCCAGGTGGTGTACCTGGACACGCCGGGCATCCACCAGTCCGGTGGTCGGGCGCTGAACCAGTACATGAACCGGGTGGCGCTGGCGACCTTCCGTGATGTCGAGGCCGTGCTGTTCCTGCTCGAAGCCGGCAGGCTGACGCGCCAGGATCGCAAGATCGCGAAGATGCTGTCGGCGCTCGATATCCCGGTGTTCCTGGTCATCAACAAGGTCGACGAGGTCGAGCACAAGCAGGAATTGCTGGCCTACGTCACCGAAGCCAGTGCGGAAGGGGACTGGGACGAGGTCTTCCTGATCTCTGCGCTGAAGGGCGATGGTGTGGCCGATGTCGAGAAGCGGTTGATGGACCTGCTGCCATTCTCGATGCCGTTCTACGACGAGGACCAGATCACCGATCGCAGCGAGCGCTTCCTGGCCGCGGAACTGCTGCGCGAGGCGCTGACGCTGCGCCTGCACCAGGAACTGCCGTATGCCCTGAACGTGGAGATCGAGCACTTCAAGCGCGAGGGCGGCATGGTGCGTATCGGCGCGATTATCTGGGTCGAGCGTGACAGCCAGAAGCAGATTGTCATCGGCAAGGGCGGGCAGGTGCTCAAACAGGTGGGCCAGCAGGCGCGCAAGGCGATGGAAGAATTTCTCGACGAGAAAGTTTTCCTGCAGACCTGGGTCAAGGTGGCCAAGGACTGGTCACGCAGCGAGCGGGCCATGGAGCGCATGGGCTTCGACGAATAG
- a CDS encoding aspartate/ornithine carbamoyltransferase family protein yields the protein MIMVNMATEDSVTFDPDLPDVYGDAQPKQLLRTIIEEHEQLQTLANRHVISSGQFSRDVMLQLFRLAAKFECNPERFNSPLAGKLLISAFYEPSTRTRLSFESAWHRLGGDIMSIADRSTTGIAKGESYADVAEMFNNYGDCVVLRDSDPEAVYQMARSLRIPIINAGNGIMEHPTQALADVYTILKWRPELLTDDAKPIRIGVVGVPKRMRTVRSLLTLLSQFSDIIEELVVISDRPAKTAFADGQLEALEEAGLNVRLSNELDGELPELDVVYINAIAWVKNAREVMGNAFRLDDQSPLKEGAIILHPLARGPELDVSLDTTPHNWYFAQARGAVFVRKALLTCMTQRTERVMDVV from the coding sequence ATCATCATGGTAAACATGGCCACCGAGGATTCGGTGACATTCGACCCGGACCTGCCCGACGTCTACGGCGACGCGCAGCCCAAGCAACTGTTGCGCACCATCATCGAGGAACACGAGCAGCTCCAGACGCTGGCCAACCGGCACGTGATCTCGTCCGGCCAGTTCAGCCGCGACGTCATGTTGCAACTGTTCCGGCTGGCGGCGAAGTTTGAGTGCAATCCGGAGCGTTTCAACTCACCGCTGGCGGGCAAGCTGCTGATCAGCGCGTTCTACGAACCGTCGACGCGCACGCGGCTGTCGTTCGAGAGCGCCTGGCACCGCCTGGGCGGCGACATCATGTCCATCGCCGACCGCTCCACCACCGGCATCGCCAAGGGCGAGTCCTACGCGGACGTGGCCGAGATGTTCAACAACTACGGCGACTGCGTGGTGCTGCGCGATTCCGACCCCGAGGCCGTCTACCAGATGGCCCGTAGCCTGCGCATACCGATCATTAATGCCGGCAACGGCATCATGGAGCACCCGACCCAGGCCCTGGCCGATGTCTACACCATCCTGAAGTGGCGCCCGGAGCTGCTGACCGACGACGCCAAACCGATTCGCATCGGCGTGGTGGGCGTGCCCAAGCGCATGCGCACCGTGCGCAGCCTGCTGACTTTGCTGTCACAGTTCTCCGACATCATCGAGGAGCTGGTGGTCATTTCCGACCGGCCGGCCAAAACGGCCTTCGCCGACGGCCAGCTCGAGGCCCTGGAAGAAGCGGGCCTGAACGTGCGCCTGTCCAATGAACTGGACGGTGAACTACCGGAGTTGGACGTCGTGTACATCAACGCCATCGCCTGGGTGAAGAACGCCCGTGAAGTGATGGGCAACGCGTTCAGGCTCGATGACCAGTCGCCCCTGAAAGAGGGCGCCATCATCCTGCACCCGCTGGCCCGCGGCCCGGAGCTGGACGTGTCGCTCGATACCACGCCGCACAATTGGTACTTCGCGCAGGCCCGCGGCGCCGTGTTCGTGCGCAAGGCCCTGCTCACCTGCATGACCCAGCGCACCGAGCGGGTCATGGACGTCGTTTGA
- the rnc gene encoding ribonuclease III, whose amino-acid sequence MPARPDEIPGIPHRFERPEWLLEALTHRSLDARNYERLEFLGDSVLALVVSRRLFEVRPGDDEGSLSRLRSRVVRQETLARVARDIGLGEHMRLGRDQLHTGGHRRASILSDVLEAIIGAVYMDAGFDAAERVVRAIFDPVIDALPDGEDLKDPKTRLQEWLQARGRPLPEYTLVGEEGADHAKLFHVRCRLPDSGFDASASGRSRRGAEQTAARQVLDECEGAS is encoded by the coding sequence ATGCCCGCACGGCCTGACGAAATTCCCGGAATTCCCCATCGCTTCGAGCGGCCTGAGTGGCTGCTCGAGGCGTTGACGCATCGCAGCCTCGACGCACGCAACTACGAGCGCTTGGAGTTCCTGGGCGACTCGGTGCTGGCGCTAGTGGTATCGCGGCGCCTGTTCGAGGTTCGGCCGGGTGATGATGAAGGCTCGCTGAGCCGGCTGCGCTCCCGCGTGGTTCGGCAGGAAACACTGGCGCGGGTGGCCCGTGACATCGGCCTGGGTGAGCATATGCGGCTGGGCCGCGACCAGTTGCATACCGGCGGTCACCGTCGTGCGTCGATTCTTTCCGATGTGCTCGAGGCCATCATCGGCGCGGTGTACATGGATGCCGGCTTCGACGCCGCCGAGCGCGTGGTCCGGGCGATCTTCGACCCCGTGATCGACGCGCTGCCGGATGGCGAAGACCTGAAAGATCCGAAAACCCGCCTGCAGGAATGGCTGCAGGCCCGCGGGCGCCCGCTGCCGGAGTACACCCTGGTCGGCGAGGAGGGCGCTGATCACGCAAAACTGTTTCACGTCCGCTGCCGGCTGCCGGATTCGGGCTTCGATGCCTCGGCCAGTGGCCGCAGCCGTCGTGGCGCGGAGCAGACCGCGGCGCGGCAGGTGCTCGATGAATGTGAAGGTGCTTCCTGA
- a CDS encoding Zn-dependent hydrolase, translated as MTEERRAHDLPEGLPPTPDIDIDRLKATLLKLAEFGYDDSVNAVSRLGFGEADMAARRWLMELMEAEGFSARMDGAGNVYGRLGPKEKASVTMGSHLDSVPSSGIFDGALGVITALEILRTFKAAGIEPNWPLELVATSEEEGRFGGMLGAQAISGDVTPEFLMGAHDADGNRLADAMTAAGLPPLGALEARRPPSSMRAFIELHIEQGPVLDTVGKTIGVVESISGVWKWIIHLRGKADHAGTAPMDMRSDAFMGLADFAHAIPRIIDEHGTDKSRLTVGKVELKPGNPHTIPGEAIFTLVGRDSDAQVMRELQDACNRSLSAIARRHGLRFEYEQVSWLDPMDCSGRITDLFDTLAARRGLSYQRMPSGAGHDTQFLTRITDAGMIFVPSVGGVSHAPDELTHWEDIETGAQLLADAAWILAHEPG; from the coding sequence ATGACTGAAGAACGCCGCGCGCATGACCTGCCCGAAGGGCTGCCTCCCACACCCGATATCGATATTGATCGCCTGAAGGCAACGCTGCTGAAACTGGCCGAGTTCGGCTACGACGACAGCGTCAACGCGGTCAGTCGCCTGGGCTTCGGTGAGGCTGACATGGCGGCCCGTCGCTGGCTGATGGAACTCATGGAGGCCGAGGGGTTCAGCGCCCGCATGGACGGCGCTGGCAATGTCTATGGCCGCCTGGGACCGAAGGAAAAAGCCTCGGTCACCATGGGCTCACACCTGGATTCGGTGCCTTCCAGCGGCATTTTTGACGGTGCCCTGGGCGTCATCACCGCCCTCGAGATCCTGCGTACGTTCAAGGCGGCCGGAATCGAGCCTAACTGGCCGCTGGAACTGGTGGCCACCAGCGAGGAGGAAGGCCGTTTCGGCGGCATGCTCGGCGCCCAGGCCATCTCCGGCGACGTCACCCCGGAGTTCCTGATGGGCGCCCACGACGCTGACGGCAACCGCCTGGCCGATGCCATGACCGCGGCCGGGCTGCCGCCGCTGGGCGCACTGGAGGCCCGCCGCCCGCCGTCGAGCATGCGCGCGTTCATCGAATTGCACATCGAGCAGGGCCCGGTGCTGGACACCGTCGGCAAGACCATCGGCGTGGTGGAGTCGATTTCCGGCGTGTGGAAGTGGATCATCCACCTGCGCGGCAAGGCCGACCACGCCGGCACCGCACCCATGGACATGCGCTCCGACGCCTTCATGGGCCTGGCCGACTTTGCCCACGCCATCCCCCGCATCATCGACGAGCACGGCACCGACAAGTCGCGGCTCACGGTGGGCAAGGTTGAGTTGAAACCCGGCAACCCGCACACCATCCCCGGCGAGGCGATCTTCACACTGGTCGGCCGCGACAGCGACGCCCAGGTCATGCGCGAGTTGCAGGACGCGTGCAACCGCTCATTGTCGGCCATCGCCCGGCGGCACGGGCTGCGCTTCGAGTATGAGCAGGTCAGCTGGCTCGACCCGATGGACTGCAGCGGCCGCATCACCGACCTGTTCGACACGCTGGCGGCCCGGCGTGGCCTCAGCTACCAGCGCATGCCCAGTGGCGCCGGTCACGACACCCAGTTCCTGACGCGGATCACCGACGCCGGGATGATTTTCGTGCCCTCCGTGGGTGGTGTCAGCCATGCGCCGGATGAACTCACCCATTGGGAGGACATCGAGACGGGCGCCCAGCTGCTGGCCGATGCCGCCTGGATACTGGCCCACGAACCCGGCTGA
- a CDS encoding DUF4845 domain-containing protein, producing MRVRKQGGMSLIGFLIVLSMVVFFVYLGMRITPIYLEYYSVVSAMDGISKEPGSARYTPFELKDKFLNRLWVSYSNNNVKAENVKIVRNNGVQIRVQYEVRKPVIGNLDVVASFDRTAQLSN from the coding sequence ATGAGGGTGCGTAAACAGGGTGGGATGAGCCTGATCGGATTTCTGATCGTGTTGTCGATGGTGGTGTTCTTTGTCTACCTGGGCATGCGGATTACGCCGATCTATCTCGAGTATTACTCCGTTGTCAGCGCGATGGACGGCATCTCCAAGGAGCCCGGTAGCGCCAGGTACACACCGTTTGAGCTCAAGGACAAGTTCCTGAACCGCCTGTGGGTCAGCTATTCCAACAACAACGTCAAGGCGGAGAACGTCAAGATTGTCCGCAACAACGGTGTGCAGATCCGTGTCCAGTACGAGGTCCGAAAACCGGTGATCGGTAACCTGGACGTGGTCGCTTCGTTCGACCGAACGGCGCAATTATCGAACTGA
- the asnB gene encoding asparagine synthase (glutamine-hydrolyzing), which produces MCGIAGIYHRDRQRPVDSQLLANMAAIQYHRGPDNFGVQVMDERGVGFSHARLSIIDLDEERACQPFVSDDRKRLLAHNGEFYDFKRLRADLTSRGATFRTKSDSELVLHLFPRFGLDRTLEELRGEFAFAMYDDEEDALYLVRDRFGIKPLYWTNTGDSIVFGSELKVLFADPGVNRRFSEEGLLHQLIQVLVPGSTAFEGVHQVKPGHFLKIRRRDGGFQVEERRYWDLEFPNAADHQNDRDEADSVEAVRAGLVEAVNLRLEADVPVGCYLSGGIDSCAILGLSAAARQDPVKAFTIGFDDTAYDETPIARQMADATGADQEVLTLKAEDLYGHFERTLWHTERTIYNTLGVAKLLMSRRVRDIGYKVVLTGEGSDELFAGYPSFRRDLFLHGLPDLPPDERRQWESMLGESNALFKGAMLSEDEVDDPALTAAIGFTPSCLQPWLACTPTARGLMLPELRERLAGYHPGTAIADALDAGMVEDRHPLDRAQYVWAKTMLEGQILTWGGDRVDMANSMEARPAFLDHHLAETAVNIPPLHRIRERREKHVLREAMKGLLPKVLYEREKFAFMAPPAHTDPGKWNSMMALAEQHLSHEAIGRAGILDAAAVDTMLAEASATETSRARKVQLDAIINHALGVQILHREFIQGDIPAKAAAMAEELGWKVAA; this is translated from the coding sequence ATGTGTGGAATCGCAGGCATTTACCATCGCGACCGGCAGCGCCCGGTCGATTCCCAATTGCTCGCCAACATGGCGGCGATCCAGTATCACCGTGGCCCGGACAACTTCGGCGTGCAGGTGATGGATGAACGCGGCGTGGGCTTTTCCCACGCCCGGCTCAGCATCATTGACCTGGACGAGGAGCGGGCCTGCCAGCCCTTCGTGTCCGACGACCGCAAGCGCCTGCTGGCGCACAATGGCGAGTTCTATGACTTCAAGCGGCTGCGCGCCGACCTGACCAGCCGCGGTGCCACCTTTCGCACCAAGAGCGACTCGGAACTGGTGCTTCACCTGTTCCCTCGCTTCGGCCTGGATCGTACGCTGGAGGAGCTCCGGGGCGAGTTCGCCTTCGCCATGTACGACGACGAGGAGGACGCGCTGTATCTTGTCCGCGACCGTTTCGGTATCAAGCCCTTGTACTGGACCAACACGGGCGACTCCATTGTCTTCGGCTCCGAACTGAAAGTTCTGTTCGCCGACCCGGGAGTGAACCGCCGTTTCAGCGAGGAAGGCCTGCTGCACCAGCTGATCCAGGTCTTGGTGCCCGGCAGCACGGCGTTTGAAGGCGTGCACCAGGTCAAGCCGGGGCACTTCCTGAAAATCCGCCGCCGCGACGGCGGCTTCCAGGTCGAGGAGCGGCGCTACTGGGACCTGGAGTTCCCGAACGCCGCCGACCACCAGAACGACCGCGACGAGGCCGACAGCGTGGAGGCCGTTCGCGCCGGCCTGGTCGAGGCCGTCAACCTGCGCCTGGAGGCCGACGTGCCGGTAGGCTGTTATCTATCCGGCGGCATCGACAGCTGCGCCATCCTGGGCCTGTCCGCCGCGGCGCGCCAGGACCCGGTGAAGGCCTTCACCATCGGTTTCGACGACACGGCCTACGACGAGACGCCGATTGCCCGGCAGATGGCCGACGCCACCGGCGCCGACCAGGAGGTCCTGACGCTCAAGGCTGAGGACCTGTATGGCCATTTCGAGCGCACCCTGTGGCACACCGAGCGCACCATCTATAACACCCTGGGCGTGGCCAAGCTGCTGATGAGCCGCCGCGTACGCGACATCGGCTACAAGGTGGTGCTGACCGGCGAGGGCTCGGACGAACTGTTCGCCGGCTACCCGTCGTTCCGCCGCGACCTGTTCCTGCATGGCCTGCCGGACCTGCCGCCGGACGAACGACGCCAGTGGGAATCGATGCTGGGTGAGAGCAATGCCCTGTTCAAGGGTGCGATGCTGTCCGAGGACGAGGTCGACGACCCGGCCCTGACTGCCGCCATCGGCTTTACCCCCAGCTGCCTGCAGCCCTGGTTGGCCTGCACGCCCACGGCGCGCGGCCTGATGCTGCCGGAGTTGCGCGAGCGCCTGGCCGGCTACCACCCCGGCACGGCGATCGCCGATGCGCTGGACGCGGGCATGGTCGAAGACCGCCACCCACTGGACCGCGCCCAGTACGTCTGGGCCAAGACCATGCTGGAGGGCCAGATCCTGACCTGGGGCGGCGACCGCGTCGACATGGCCAACTCCATGGAGGCCCGCCCGGCATTCCTGGACCATCACCTGGCGGAGACCGCCGTCAACATCCCGCCACTGCACCGCATCCGCGAGCGCCGCGAGAAACACGTCCTGCGCGAGGCGATGAAGGGCCTGCTGCCGAAAGTGCTTTATGAGCGTGAAAAATTCGCTTTCATGGCGCCGCCGGCGCACACCGACCCGGGCAAGTGGAACTCGATGATGGCGCTGGCTGAACAGCACCTGTCCCATGAGGCCATTGGTCGCGCGGGCATCCTGGATGCGGCCGCAGTGGACACGATGCTGGCAGAAGCCTCGGCAACGGAAACGTCTCGGGCCCGCAAGGTCCAGCTGGACGCCATCATCAACCACGCGCTGGGTGTTCAGATCCTGCACCGTGAGTTCATCCAGGGTGACATTCCCGCGAAAGCCGCGGCAATGGCCGAAGAACTGGGCTGGAAGGTCGCGGCCTGA
- the lepB gene encoding signal peptidase I codes for MNLDFALVLVVLTLLSGLIWAADTLLFRQKRADRAARAGQAEVNEPVAVEYSRSLFPILFAVLVFRSFLFEPFKIPSGSMIPTLLIGDFIVVNKFSYGLRLPVLNKKVVPIGEPERGDVVVFRYPVDPGVNFIKRVVGLPGDTVAYRDKRLFINGEEVGEQGGAPYVSSEVKCSTPRRDAMRYREDLGNTRHDILIHNGISGRNGQWEVPEGHYFMMGDNRDRSNDSREWGYVPEENLVGRAVGIWLNFDLNKGCADWGRVGEGID; via the coding sequence ATGAACCTGGATTTTGCCCTGGTACTCGTGGTGCTGACCCTGTTGAGCGGCCTGATCTGGGCGGCCGACACGCTGCTGTTCCGGCAAAAGCGCGCCGACCGCGCGGCCCGGGCCGGCCAGGCCGAGGTCAACGAGCCGGTGGCGGTGGAATATTCACGGTCGCTGTTTCCGATCCTGTTCGCGGTGCTGGTTTTCCGGTCGTTCCTGTTCGAGCCATTCAAGATTCCCTCGGGGTCGATGATCCCGACGCTGCTGATTGGTGACTTCATCGTCGTCAACAAGTTTTCCTATGGCCTGCGCCTGCCCGTGCTGAACAAGAAGGTCGTGCCCATTGGCGAGCCGGAGCGCGGCGATGTCGTGGTATTCCGTTACCCTGTCGACCCCGGCGTCAATTTCATCAAGCGCGTAGTCGGCCTGCCGGGCGATACCGTGGCCTATCGCGACAAACGCCTGTTCATCAATGGTGAAGAAGTTGGAGAGCAGGGTGGCGCGCCTTATGTCAGCAGCGAAGTGAAGTGCAGCACGCCGCGGCGCGATGCCATGCGCTACCGGGAAGATTTGGGTAACACCCGCCACGATATCCTCATTCACAACGGCATTTCCGGCAGAAACGGCCAATGGGAAGTGCCCGAGGGGCATTACTTCATGATGGGCGACAACCGCGACCGCAGTAACGATAGCCGCGAATGGGGTTACGTGCCGGAAGAGAACCTGGTGGGCCGCGCGGTAGGTATCTGGCTGAACTTCGACCTGAACAAGGGTTGCGCAGACTGGGGCCGCGTTGGAGAGGGTATCGATTAA
- a CDS encoding sodium:solute symporter family protein: MNPDAVLSTPIAVTIVVVFSVLWVALGWWLGRANRSLEDYMLAGRHVGMGLATATAMATWVTANTTMTAPQLAYQLGIWGMVGYSLGAVGLLLFAPMAKRIREMIPNGYTSGDFIRVRYGKFAWRVFLLISLFYALGWLVSLAMAGGILVESLSGIPYAWGMTVIVVTCTLYTVFGGLRAVIGTDFVQTVIILVGLALLAGLVITEVGFEPMHQRLAEERPGLLNLLLPASLMFLFNNLFFGVGEIFHSNVWWSRAFAFGEGVGFRAYLLAGLMWLPVPIVAGFIALAAPVLGVNVPSPDMVAPLVAAHLMGEVGAIVVFIVVFAALASSLDSLLAATSDLLLNDIYRGHLRPAATDVELRRAAAWIIVALGALAWALAMPRVNTLAALLYLTGAFVASTIWPIVFGLRWRRGSGAGASAAMILGTACGLIAYNVIGFYVAALVSAAVSLLVTAVTFWFSRQRFAFRELAATRAAGP; this comes from the coding sequence ATGAATCCGGACGCCGTACTCTCGACACCCATAGCCGTCACCATCGTCGTGGTGTTCAGCGTACTGTGGGTCGCGCTCGGCTGGTGGCTGGGCCGCGCCAACCGCTCGCTGGAAGACTACATGCTGGCCGGGCGCCATGTCGGCATGGGCCTGGCCACGGCCACCGCCATGGCTACCTGGGTCACGGCAAACACCACGATGACGGCACCGCAACTGGCCTACCAACTGGGTATCTGGGGCATGGTGGGTTACTCGCTGGGCGCAGTCGGCCTGCTGCTGTTCGCGCCGATGGCGAAACGAATCCGGGAAATGATTCCCAACGGCTATACCAGCGGTGACTTTATCCGGGTGCGCTATGGCAAGTTCGCCTGGCGGGTGTTCCTGTTGATTTCGCTGTTCTACGCGCTCGGCTGGCTGGTCAGCCTGGCCATGGCCGGCGGTATCCTGGTCGAGTCCCTCAGCGGCATACCCTATGCCTGGGGCATGACCGTCATCGTCGTGACATGCACGCTGTATACGGTGTTTGGCGGGCTGCGTGCGGTCATCGGTACCGACTTCGTGCAGACCGTGATTATCCTGGTGGGGCTGGCGTTGCTGGCCGGCCTGGTCATTACCGAGGTCGGCTTCGAGCCGATGCACCAGCGGCTGGCTGAAGAGCGCCCGGGCCTGCTGAACCTGCTGCTGCCGGCCTCGCTGATGTTCCTGTTCAACAACCTGTTTTTCGGTGTCGGTGAAATTTTCCATTCCAATGTCTGGTGGTCGCGGGCGTTTGCGTTCGGGGAAGGCGTGGGATTCCGCGCCTACCTGCTGGCCGGCCTGATGTGGCTGCCGGTGCCCATCGTTGCAGGGTTTATTGCCCTGGCGGCGCCCGTGCTGGGCGTCAATGTGCCTTCGCCGGACATGGTCGCGCCGCTGGTCGCCGCGCACCTGATGGGCGAAGTAGGCGCGATCGTGGTGTTCATCGTCGTGTTTGCCGCCCTGGCGTCCAGCCTTGACTCATTGCTGGCGGCGACCTCGGACCTGCTACTCAACGATATTTACCGTGGTCACCTGCGACCGGCCGCCACAGACGTGGAACTGCGCCGCGCCGCGGCATGGATCATCGTTGCACTGGGCGCGCTGGCCTGGGCGCTGGCCATGCCGCGGGTCAATACGCTGGCGGCCCTGCTCTACCTGACCGGCGCCTTTGTAGCCAGCACCATCTGGCCGATTGTCTTTGGGCTGCGCTGGCGTCGCGGCAGCGGCGCGGGCGCGTCGGCGGCGATGATCCTGGGCACAGCCTGCGGGCTCATCGCCTATAACGTCATCGGTTTTTACGTGGCGGCACTGGTATCGGCGGCGGTATCGCTGCTGGTGACCGCCGTCACGTTCTGGTTCAGTCGCCAGCGTTTTGCGTTCCGCGAACTGGCCGCAACCCGGGCGGCGGGGCCATGA